The sequence below is a genomic window from Flavobacterium lipolyticum.
TAATCAAGTCAGTCTAAAAATCCAACAATCTAAGGCGGTCTAATAATCTAATTAAAGGTACATCTCCACTAAGCCTTCAGGAAGATTCATGATAACCTTTTTGTTTTCACGGTCTATTTTTACAAGGAATTGATCGATCATCGGAATTAACATTTCGACTTCGCCATTCAAAACTTCAAAAAGAGGTTGTGCTGTCGTATCGTTTACGGCAGCTATTTTTCCAAAAACACCTAAACGTTGGTCTTCGATTTCAAAACCGATTACTTCGTGGAAATAAAATTTGTTGCCCGAAAGTTTTGGCAACATGCTTAAAGGAAGATAAATCGCATTACCAAGAAGGGCATCTGCATCTTCTTCTGTGTTTACATCTTCAAAACGAATTCTAAGAAAGTCGTTTTTGTGCAAAGAACTTGTTTCAATAAAAAAAGGAACCAAGTGTTTGTTGCATTCAACAAACACTGATTCCAGATTTTCGTATAACTCAGGTTCGTCCGTGTCTAAATAAGCCAGAACTTCACCTTTGAAACTAAATTTTTTAGCGATTTTACCTAAATAAAAACATTCTTCTTTACGCATTCTCGCTAGCTAAAATTATGCTTCAGTTGTTTCGTTATTCTCTTCAGTAGCAGTTTCTTCAGTTGAAGCTTCAACTTCAGCAACTTCTTCTGTAGCTTCAGCAGCAGTAGCAGCAGCAATTGCGTCAGCTTCAGCTTGAGCAGCAGCAGCTAAACGTTTAGCGTTAACTTCTTGTTCTGCTTTTAAAGCTTTAGCTTTAACATCAGCTTGTGCTTTTGATAAACCATCTTTTTTAGCATCAACTTTTCCAGTTTTAGCTTCTAACCATGCAGCTAATTTAGCGTCAGCTTGCTCTTGAGTCAAAGCTCCTTTACGGATACCTCCATCAAGGTGGTGTTTCAATAAAGCTCCTTTGTAAGAAAGAATTGCTCTAGCAGTATCAGTTGGTTGTGCACCATTGTGTAACCATTTAACTGCACTATCAAGGTTTAAGTCGATAGTTGCCGGGTTTGTGTTTGGATTGTAAGTACCGATTTTCTCTAAGTATTTACCATCTCTTTTTGAGCGTGCATCTGCAGCTACAACCCAGTAAAAAGGTTTTCCTTTTTTACCGTGTCTTTGTAATCTAATTTTTACTGACATAATCGTATGATTAAATTTTGAGGTACTCGACCCCTGTTAATTAAGGGCGCAAAGATATAATTTTTTTATGAATTATACGTTCGAAATCATATTAAATGCATTTCAGGTGTATTTCTGAGGCATTTATGTCATTTTAACTTCATTTTTTAAATAATTATCTTAATTGAGGTTATTTTTGCCTCAAATTTACTGTGATATGAAAAAAATAATTTCTTTAGTATTACTACTTTTTATTGTTTCTGCTTGTTCTGAAGATATAAAATTTAATAATCCGGCCTTCCAAAGTTTAAAAGAAAACGTGTTTTGGCGCGCTACAACCTATAATGCTTATAGCTCTGTGGGCGGCGGTATTGTTATTGAAGGTGATTTGGGATTTGAGAAAGTAGTTTTAAAAGTTCCGAATACAGGAGTGCAGACTTATGCTCTTGGACGTGACAATATCACGACTGCAAATTACATTAATACGCAGCCGTCGCAATCATACAGTTTCTCTACCGGTACGGATAGGGGGCATGGGCTAATCGTGATTACTGAGTTTAATGCCGAGAATAAAACAATTTCAGGAACCTTTAAGTTTGACGCTCTGAACGAGGATAAAAAAGATACTGAAAAGCCAAAAATTAGTTTTACCGAAGGTGTTTTTTACAAAATTCCAATTTCGGCAACATCTGAGAATTAGAAATTTAATTTGTCGTAGTTTGGTTTTATTGAGATCTATTTTTTTAAATCAAAATAAAAACATAAATAAACTAATATATAGTAGATTACAGAAAAATAAAGTTACATTTGCTACATTATTATAAATAAGTACATATGAACATTTTTGTTGGAAGCCTTCCATTCAGTATTGAGGAAGCAGATTTAAGAGAGTCTTTCGAGGCTTACGGAGCAGTAGATTCAGTTAAAATTATTACTGATAAATTTACTGGAAGAAGCAAAGGATTTGGTTTCGTTGAGATGCCAAACGATAGCGAGGCTCAAAAAGCAATTGATGAATTGAACGGAGCTACTGTTCAAGGTCGTTCAATTGTTGTTAATAAATCTGAACCAAAACCTGAAGGTGAAAGAAGAAGCTTCAATAACAACCGTGGAGGTGATTCTCGCGGAGGTTACGGAAACAACCGTGGTGGAAATGACCGTGGTGGTAACAGAGGAGGATATTAATATTTTTTTCTAAATATACAAAAGGGATCAACTTGCGTTGATCCCTTTTTTTTGTTTCATGTTTTCTTGTTTCATGTTTTCTTGTTTCACGTTCCACGTTTCAGGTTTCAGGTTTCACGTTCCAACAACCTGAAACCTGAAACTTGAAACTAAAATAAACTATAAGTTAGCTACAAGCCAGTCTCCAACTTCACTGGTTTTATAAGCTTTAGTGCCTTTTGGAGCCAGATCTTCGGTAACAATTCCCTGTTCTAAGGATTGGTTTACAACTGCTCTAATGGCTTCGGCTTCGTCTTTTAATCCGAAAGCATCTTCAAACATCATGGCGGCTGATAAA
It includes:
- the rimM gene encoding ribosome maturation factor RimM (Essential for efficient processing of 16S rRNA), with amino-acid sequence MRKEECFYLGKIAKKFSFKGEVLAYLDTDEPELYENLESVFVECNKHLVPFFIETSSLHKNDFLRIRFEDVNTEEDADALLGNAIYLPLSMLPKLSGNKFYFHEVIGFEIEDQRLGVFGKIAAVNDTTAQPLFEVLNGEVEMLIPMIDQFLVKIDRENKKVIMNLPEGLVEMYL
- a CDS encoding 30S ribosomal protein S16 translates to MSVKIRLQRHGKKGKPFYWVVAADARSKRDGKYLEKIGTYNPNTNPATIDLNLDSAVKWLHNGAQPTDTARAILSYKGALLKHHLDGGIRKGALTQEQADAKLAAWLEAKTGKVDAKKDGLSKAQADVKAKALKAEQEVNAKRLAAAAQAEADAIAAATAAEATEEVAEVEASTEETATEENNETTEA
- a CDS encoding DUF6252 family protein; this translates as MKKIISLVLLLFIVSACSEDIKFNNPAFQSLKENVFWRATTYNAYSSVGGGIVIEGDLGFEKVVLKVPNTGVQTYALGRDNITTANYINTQPSQSYSFSTGTDRGHGLIVITEFNAENKTISGTFKFDALNEDKKDTEKPKISFTEGVFYKIPISATSEN
- a CDS encoding RNA recognition motif domain-containing protein, with protein sequence MNIFVGSLPFSIEEADLRESFEAYGAVDSVKIITDKFTGRSKGFGFVEMPNDSEAQKAIDELNGATVQGRSIVVNKSEPKPEGERRSFNNNRGGDSRGGYGNNRGGNDRGGNRGGY